A window of the Equus asinus isolate D_3611 breed Donkey chromosome 20, EquAss-T2T_v2, whole genome shotgun sequence genome harbors these coding sequences:
- the LOC106828931 gene encoding olfactory receptor 56A1-like: MTLPSNYSTAPVSEFLLICFPNYQSWQHWLSLPLSLLFLLAMGANATLLITIWLEASLHEPMYYLLSILSLLDIVLCLTVIPKVLVIFWFDFRSISFFACFLQMFIMNSFLPMESCTFTVMAYDRYVAICHPLRYKSIITNQFVAKASAFIVARNALLLSPVPILSAQLHYCGKNVIENCICANLSVSRLSCDDFTLNRIYQFVAGWTLLGSDFILIFLSYTFILRAVLRFKAEGAAVKALSTCGSHFILVIFFSTILLVVVLTNVSRKKVPMDILILLNVLHHLIPPALNPIVYGFQTKELKQGFQKLLQKGL, from the coding sequence ATGACATTACCCAGCAACTACTCCACTGCTCCAGTCTCCGAATTCCTCCTCATCTGCTTCCCTAACTACCAGAGTTGGCAGCACTGGCTGTCcctgcccctcagcctcctcttcctcctggccaTGGGGGCCAATGCCACCCTTCTGATCACCATCTGGCTGGAGGCATCTCTGCACGAGCCCATGTACTACTTGTTGAGTATCCTCTCTCTGCTGGACATTGTGCTCTGCCTCACTGTCATCCCCAAGGTCCTGGTCATCTTCTGGTTTGACTTTAGGTCCATCAGCTTCTTTGCCTGCTTCCTCCAGATGTTTATCATGAACAGTTTCCTCCCCATGGAGTCCTGCACATTCACggtcatggcctatgaccgctatgtggccatttgTCACCCACTACGATACAAATCCATCATCACTAACCAATTTGTGGCCAAGGCTAGTGCTTTCATCGTGGCTCGGAATGCTTTGTTGCTTTCGCCTGTCCCCATTCTCTCTGCCCAACTTCACTACTGTgggaaaaatgtcattgagaacTGCATCTGTGCCAACCTGTCTGTGTCCAGGCTCTCCTGTGACGATTTCACCCTTAACAGAATCTACCAATTTGTAGCTGGTTGGACCTTATTGGGCTcagattttattctcattttcctctcctacacctTCATTCTAAGAGCTGTACTTAGATTCAAAGCCGAGGGGGCTGCAGTCAAAGCCCTGAGCACATGTGGCTCCCACTTTATCCTCGTCATCTTTTTCAGCACCATCCTGCTAGTTGTGGTGTTGACAAATGTGTCCAGAAAGAAGGTCCCCATGGACATCCTGATCTTGCTCAATGTCCTTCATCACCTCATACCTCCTGCTTTGAACCCTATTGTTTATGGGTTTCAAACCAAAGAGTTAAAGCAAGGGTTTCAGAAGTTGTTGCAGAAAGGCCTTTAA